aaaaaaaaaaaaaaaaaaaagttgttttaAGGTAAGCGTCCACTAGGCGGGCCGGGTCGGGTCGCATCGCAACGGATAAATCCGCCTGTTAACATTTGAATTGAACTGCGTCCACTAGAGCCGCATCGGGCCGGGTCGCAACGGAATCCGCCAACGGATTGCCCGGCGAGCGTATTTCTCCGCCGATGCGATGCTCTCACGCCCGTACCGTCCCAGTAGACGCGGGACAAGAGCAACGCATTGACggattatttatgaaaataggATTGTCCCAGCCACAACTGGTAGCAAAAATCCGTCGATGTGACCCGTCCAACGTTCTTCAGTGGACGCAGTACGCAATAATGCTCACCGCCACGTTGCGGCCCGGCCCGTCTCCAGTGGACGCTTACCTTTAGAGTTCAATATGCACTAATAaccgttttatttgggaacagctCAGGGGCGAGAAGCTCGGGGCTGTACCGGTGCATGAAGCACCAAAAAGAAAGCACCTATTGTAACCCCGTTAAAGTCAAATTTATGTCCCTCTGTGTAAGTGAGTGCCATCAGTGCTGTTTTTTGTGCACTGTCAAGTTTTCTTGAGTCATTAATGTGTTGTCTGATCTGTTCTTGAAGAAGTTGCTTCGTCTGTCCTATGTAGCATTTTTGGCAATTAAAGCATTCAATCTTATAGACCAGTTCTGATTGTTTCAAAAGAGGTGTTTTATCCTTTAATTTGGtgtaaaacaattttttattgtCCATTATGTTATAGAACGCAGCTGTACAACTGtgttctctgaaaatttcattaattttataTGACAAGATTGGATAGAATACTAACCTAGAGAACTTTTTCAATGTCTGTGATGATGCTGCTTGTTGATGTGGTCTGACTGTATTATCTTGAGTGCCAGTACTAGATGTAGTACTTGATTGTTTTGCCCTACGATAGTTATTGATGCATGTTTTTACATAATGTGTTGGATAGTTATTACTTATCAGTATATTTGTGACCttctgaagattttcaaaatgatatTCCTCATTACTTAATAAAACTCCCCTATTTATTAAtctcattgaaatgtttttcttcTGTGTGGCACTGTGGTTGGATGAGTAGTTAATACACCTATTTGAATTTATGGGTCTTATGTACCAGTTGGTTTTGAGTTTATTTTTATCTCTGATTACAACTATGTCTAAAAAAGAAATGCTGAAATTTGTTTCTTTCTCTAAAGTGAATACAATGTTTTGCTGAAATAGGTTAAATACTTCtagattttcttcaattttgttcCTGGGGACTATAACTTTATTCACTTTCAGTGTGATTGGCCTGGGGGTGATAATGCGCGGTGAACTTTATTTCAACGCCATATGAAGATGCGAATTGACAAAACCTATTACTTCTGAATTGTGGACCATTATCCAACACTAAAAATTTCCGAACACCAAACATCATGAATACATGGTCCTCCAAACATTCAATAATCTTATCCGAAATGGTAGATCTTGAAGGTAAAGTAAGggaaattttgagaaataatcgCAAACTACGAAAATGAATTTGTAACCACGAGAAGATCTCGTGGTAGAAAGCAACATCAGCCTTCATCTTAGGCCagtataaatttttcaaaattttgctccctgtttcatttatttcaagatGACTAGATTCGACATCATCTTGATaggaggaaataatttttttcctatccGGTTTTGGAACAACTTTCTTCCAATATTCTTGATCGTCATAAACCAAGTCAGGATATTCTAATTTACAGTACTTATAAAGAAGATTGTTGACAACCTTCCAATTGCTATACTTTTCAGGACCACTTTAAACCCTAGATACCATTCCTGCGTACCACTTATCGACTGAACGCGAATTATCCGCTTCATCATCTACTACACCGAAACAACACACACATATCTTTAAAACATTTTATAGACCATAGCTCATAGACTTTTAGATGATCTATAAAACATCAGAAAGTATCGAACCTTTAACCTAGATTCGACGGAAAAATATCCGCGAGATATACGTTGAAAAGTATCACTTCTTTAGACGTCTATTCGACGTAATTCTAATTATCTCTATAACAAGTACGATTTCTGATATTCTAGAGATTATCCTGATTTGGTATTTTGTTTGATATATAATAGACGTTTCAGGATGTACTTTATTAAAATCATTCGATATCGTTTATATATCATTAGTGTTCGATgttagtggactgtattttttGTTGAGAGGCTGAACTTACCGACCCTCACGGTCACTTGCACCTCGGGAATGGTTTCTGATGTAGGTCCTGGCCACTATCACTTATCGTCCGAAAATGTTCGTCTTAGACTTCGGCGAGCACTTAACACTAAACTTAAATTTGGAAGTAATATCTGGAGAGTTTGTATTGAGTTTTGGGGTTTAATAAGCGAGATAGTATGGGGTTTAACGAGCCAATTTCTAACGAGATCGTTTGCGAAGCGAGTTTATCTCAATAATGATACGGTGACATCTGTTCAGCCTCATGTGTCCAGTTATTTTCAAACTTGCAGAGGAATCAAAAACCAATATAAAATAAAGGATGGGCTGAAAGTGATCTCCTCAGTGTCGGGACGAAACATACCGCCCActtaaaattacaaaataattttacaaaaaaaaagggaaaaatacAAAAGGGGGAgcgagaaaaaaatgaaagaaaaagttatataTACAACTCTCCTTCTTTGGCCTCGGTAATGATTACTAACTGGGTAAGGGGCACACCTTACTTACAGGGCGTCTAAAATTCCCCTTTAGAGTTTTAACAGTGACCACTCGTGTCACCTTGTCTGCGCCACTATGGAGTTCAATCACTCTGCCCAAATGCCACTTGAGAGGAGGAGACAATTCGTCTTTTAGTAAGACCAAAGTATTAAGCTCAATGGGTACAGAGGGATTGGTCCATTTAGAGCGTTGCAGTAGCGTATGCAGGTACTCTTTATGCCATCGAGACCAAAATTCTTGGCTTATTTTTTGCACCAGCTGCCATCGTGACAATTTGTTCATATTGCAATCTAGCAAGTCTTTCTCAGGCAACGAATTTAAAGGGGCTAACGTCAAAAAATGACCGGGTGTGAGAGGATTCAGATCGTTCGGATCCGTGCTTAAAGGCGATATAGGGCGTGAATTCAACACTGCTTCAATTTGGGCTAAAACGGTGTTAAACTCTTCGTACGTAAGACGTTGATCTCCTACTACGCGAATTAAATGCGTTTTTACCGACTTTATGCCGGCTTCCTTCATCAACTTCCTGAGCTGATTAGCAGCTCCACGAAAGGCAGTACCCTGATCACTATATATGTGAAGACATTGTCCTCTTCTCGATATGAACCTTCGTAAGGCAGCGAGAAAAGTGTCGGCAGAGAGATCCGACGCCAATTCTAGATGAATGGCTTTGGTTACCATGCAAACAAAAAGGCAAATATATGCTTTCAAAGTCTTAGTACCTCTAACACGATTCATGATTATGAAAAAGGGTCCGCCATAATCTACACCGACGTTCAAAAAAGGTTTAACTTGGGTAACACGAACAGCCGGAAGATCACCCATTAGGGGTTGTGAGGATAAGGGTCTTACTCGAAAACACCGGTTACACTTAGCCAATATTCTACGAATAGTTCTTTTAGCCGAGAAGATCCAGTAGCGTTGAATTATCAAATTGTTCAGCGTTTGCAAACCAGCATGTAAGTATTTTCTGTGGGTATACTCAATCATCAATTCGGTGAACCTGTGGCGACTTGGTGAGAGAATATGGTGAACCTGATCGTAGCCTAGGCGAGAGTTCACCAATCTTCCGCCCACCCTCAAGATACCCAGCTTATCAAGGAACGGGGTTAATTTCCTCCAACATTTTGGAAGAGAATTCCCCTTTTTCAAGAGGAGCATCTCTCTTGAGAAGGCAGAAATCTGCGTTGACCTTATGAGGTCCGTTAGAGCTGACTCCAACTCCATGGAAGTAACAGTGCCCTTGAGAGCACCGTTAGGGTTTCTACAGTTGAAAACAAACCTTTTCACATAAGCGACGACTCTCTGAACCTTGGGGAACGAGGACACATTATCAAGAAGGTTCTGCAAAAAATCTTTCTCCTCATCAATAATGGTAGCGAACACCGATTGCCTCCTCTCCTCGTCTGTTTCAAACGAAATATTGTGGTTCGTAGGCCAATTACACTCGGGCCACTGCAACCAAGAAGGTCCCGCCCACCATAGAGAGAGTTTCAAAAGAGCGACTGGAGTGACTCCTCTGAAGGCAGGGTCAGCGGGGTTATCACCAGAAGTCACGTGATTCCATACAGATGGTGGTACCTTTTCCTGAATGAGAGTGACTCGATTAGAAACAAAACAAGTCCACTTATAGGGGCTGCTGCGTATCCACGAGAGCGCAACGTTGGAGTCTGAATATGCAAACACCTTATCGAAAAGTAGCTTCGTCCCAAATACAACTTGGACTCTGTCCAGCAGCTCAGCGAGTAAAAGAGCTGCACAAAGTTCCAATCGAGGTATTGACACCCTCTTCAGTGGTGCAACCCTCGATTTTGCACAGAGTAGGTGGGTGGCGATGTGACCCAGCTCATCTACAACGCGAACATACGCAACCGCCGCATAGCCAACATTACTCGCATCACAAAAGCCATGTAGTTGACACGAGCGCATCTTAGCTGAAATGATTAATCGGGGAATTGCAATGCCAGTCAAATGACACATTTCAGACTTTAGCAACGACCACATCTGCACCAAATCCTTGGGAGGGGCATCATCCCAGTCCAAACCTAAAGTCCACAACCTCTGGATAAGATGCTTCAAATACAGAACAAATGGTGTTAGAAATCCGAGGGGATCATAAATACGGGCCAATTCAGAGAGAATATTGCGTTTTGTGCAAGTTTTACTGATAGGCTGCACGCTATAAGAAAATGCATCAGTCGAAGGATTCCACTGAAGTCCCAATATCTTTATAACAGAGTCAGGCTCCAAATCAAGAGTGAGGGGTTGCGAATTAGAAACAGAAGCTGTGAGGTGCTGAAGCATATCAGCATTGTTACTGCTCCACTTACGAAGTTCAAAGCCTGCTCTGCTTAAAACTTCAGTGAGCTGCGTCTGCAGCTGAATAGCACCTGAAAGCGAATCACTACCTGATACTATGTCATCCACGAAAATATCATCCTGGAGGACAGCACAGGCCTCAGGGAATTCGTGACTGTGCTCTTCAGCCAATTGTCGGATACAACGCATGGCCAGGAAGGGACTACTCTTGATACCAAACACCAAAGTTCTCAAACGAAATTCTTTTATGGGCTCAGAAGGAGAAAAGCGCCATAATATGCGTTGAAAATCCTGATGCTCACGGGCCACGAGTACTTGCCTGAACATTTGACGAATGTCGGCAGTGAAGCAAACAGAATGGAGGCGAAAACGGGAAAGTACACAAGAGACATCCTGATGAAGCTTAGGACCTCGAAGCAGAGTGTCATTGAGACAAAAACCATTTGACGCCTTCTGAGATGCGTCAAATACAACACGTAATTTGGTAGTAACGTTTTCAGGTTTCAACACACAATGATGAGGTATAAAATACGTCGAAGGAGTGGGGGGGTCCGAGATTACTTCCATATGATTTTGATCCACATAATCCTGCATAAAGTCCCGGTACTGCTGATAAAGGGTTGGATTCAGAAGAAGGCGTTTTTCCAAACATAAAAAACGCCGAAGAGCTATGTCACGGGAGTTTTCGAATATAGGGTCGAGGTTTTGGAAAGGCAGGGACACAATGAATCGACCGGAGGGACTGCGAGTAAGAGTATcacaaaacattttttctgtTAACAAATCTTCGGGAGAGGAGACGATGCGAGGTGGAATTTGTTCGAGTTCCCAAAATTTCCTTACGAAATCTTCAAGAGAATTATCTGTATAACTGACGAATGAGTTGAGCGTTGGAAGAGGAAAATCAAGTTTGCCCATTATGACGAACCCAAAAATGGTATCGAGAGCAACTGGTTCATTGAGCGAACCTTTAATCGTTGTACCTCTTACAATATGAGCGAAAGTATCTGCACCTAACAACAAATCTACTGGACCCGACACATTAAATTCAGGATCAGCTAATTTGAGGTTacaaaattttgtgaatttctCTATGGGAATTGTTGAGCATTGCATGTTCGAGCAAATTTGAGGAATAACAATTAAATCAACATTTAATATGGGAGTGTCCAAACCACGAGGTTTCAAAGTACACGAAACACCCTGATCTGCTGAGGCACTTGTTTGACCCACGCCCTTTATATTTATAGAGAGGGAAAATGCAGGCAGTCCCAATCTATCACAACATTTCTTGGTGATAAACGAAGACTGGCTAGCGCTGTCGAGCAAAACACGTACGGGCCTACATTCAccagaaaaatccaaaatatcaacaattgctgTTGACAAGAGAACAGTACCTTTAGAATTTGCTAATAAATTTGTAGAGGCATCAATAATGGGTGAACTAATCGTATTTTCAGAATGATTCGATTCTGTTTTAGTTGGGTGAATTTTATTAGCAACGCTCTTAGATGGATTGGATTCATCAAAATGAAGCAAAGAGTGATGTGATCGAGAACACCTTTTACAAACCGATTTCGAGTTACAATTCGAAGCTAAGTGCTTAGAACCCAAACAATTTATACACCACTTTTTATCTCGAACTAGGGCATATCTTTCCCTAGCCGAAAGTGCAAGAAAATCGGGACACGTATATATACGATGAGGTTTTGAGCATAGATTACAACTCAGTGAAAATGAGGAATTCACAAGAAAACTGGAGCTAGTTCCTGTTTTAGGAGCCTTAGGGATATGAGTAAATGACTTGTTAGGATGTGAACTACACAAGGCGACATTATTCAAAGCGTTACACTGATTTTCCAAAAAGGTAAACAAGGTTTGGTAATAATTATGAACAATTATGTTCGAACCACATtctaattcaaattttgtttgcGTCGTGGAATCTATACGTTCAATGAGCATATTAAACATTACAAAATCCCACTCCTTGACGAGAAACTTGAGATTTTCCAAAGCcttcaaattttcagaaaaagtgTCAATTAAATTTCGTAGTGCGCGAGAATTTTCACTTACATTAACAGGTTTAGATTTGGTAATAGTGTGCCAATGAGCCGTTGCTATCAATCTCTTATTTTCATAACGTTTTTTGAGAGCGTTAAAGGCGATAATATAATTATTACCAGTTAAGGGGGTACATTTCACAACTGAAAGCGCATTTCCCTTTAGACAAGATGGCAAATAGCTGTACTTATCAACATTTGATAGGGTTGGGTTGTTATGAATTAAAGATTCGAAAACGTCACAAAACGTTTGCCAATTTCTTATATCGCCATCAAACGTCGGCAACTCCAACTTTGGCAATCTAACCTTACTATGTGATGAATTTTCTTCCTCTGATTTGGAAGTTTCCAATTTATCTTCGAATAATTGAGAGTAAATAGCCTGAACTCTGTAATATTTATCCCTAAATGTAGACAAAGCATCATAATGCGGCTTGAGATCCCCACCTTCAGTTCCCGAAACAATTGAAACTATAGCAGTGTTAAATGTCTCAaaacttttcaaaatatcttcgatATGTTTGTACCTGCATTTAAAATTTCGATGTACCTCTATATCTGATAATGCATAATCTGCGATCCTTTTTAGATCTTCTAATTTTGTACATTCTAAATCCCTTTGTGCTAGAAGGTTCTTTAGTTTGCGATCTCCCATTTCGAGAAttagaagttgaaaatttcactgAGAGAAATGTAAGCAAATAATAATTGTTCGAACAGAAAACCTGAACGAAAATTTAAACTATATGCAATGAGCGTGAGAGAGAGGTATCAGAGCGTGAGAGAGAGGTATCAGAGCGTGAGAGAGAGGTATCAAAGCCAGAGTGAGATGCCACTAAGCGTAATCGAGTTGTTTTTGAGTGGGgccttttcgaaatgaaataattcaaattatgaaagAGAGAGCAAAAGAAAGAGAGGTGTATCTATACAATGCGCGAGTTTTCCGAAATGGAAATGATGACGTTAGCAAAAATGGCGAACACTGAGGAAACCAATTTCCGCAAAATGAAAGTAAATTAATGAACATCGGCAAATTAACACAATTATATCCGGCTCTGCAAGGATCAAATTTATGTTCGATgttagtggactgtattttttGTTGAGAGGCTGAACTTACCGACCCTCACGGTCACTTGCACCTCGGGAATGGTTTCTGATGTAGGTCCTGGCCACTATCACTTATCGTCCGAAAATGTTCGTCTTAGACTTCGGCGAGCACTTAACACTAAACTTAAATTTGGAAGTAATATCTGGAGAGTTTGTATTGAGTTTTGGGGTTCAATAAGCGAGATAGTTTGGGGTTTAACGAGCCAATTTCTAACGAGATCGTTTGCGAAGCGAGTTTATCTCAATAATGATACGGTGACATCTGTTCAGCCTCATGTGTCCAGTTTTTTTCAAACTTGCAGAGGAATCAAAAACCAATATAAAATAAAGGATGGGCTGAAAGTGATCTCCTCAGTGTCGGGACGAAACAAttagatttttgacatttttcttcGATCAACAATCTGATAATATATAGATGATCTGAAAAACATGGCCATCAGGACATCTAAATCATGTAGCACCAAAGATCTTCTTTAGACTTTGGAGCATTGTCTTTATCGTTGAAGAAATAGGATGTCTATTAGAGGAaagattatttattgaaaaagatgGTGTTAGTATTCACCTATTTTAGATGATCAAAAATGAACGTTTGTTAAATATTTCTAGAATGACCTTGTATTGTATATACAGTTTTTGTCCTCTAATTGTTGTCAACTTTGGAATTTTATTAGGATAATTTAAAAAACATGATATTAATGACCTCTTAACTAGACATATTTATTTCACAAGATATGTTTCGAAGAAGGGTCCATGTGAAAGAAAATGGACGTTCCGTAGATTCAAGATCCACATCTTCGAATCATATCCATAAAATCTGACCACTTGAAAATCTACAGATTAGTGATGGGCGAGTTCATATTTATACGGAATGGTTGACAGTTCGTATGGGAGTTGGAAGAGAAAAAAACAGGTTctgatgaataaatatatttataataaaaaaaaaacaaaaataaatataaatcaaaaacaTAACACAAATTCATAACATTGGAAAAAAACATAATGTAAATAGATGAGATTATTgtctatttgtttttattcctcTCATATTCGTACCGTTGATTGGCTAGTCGTAACCAGTCTTGAATGGCCCGTTTTATGACAGCATCATTTGAAACTGCTGGCGTTTCACTTTCGAAGAGAACATATACAGCCTCTGGAAGCAACATAAATTACAAATGGCTTAatgttttttgattgaatatcaattacaagttgagaaaatatgcaaaaaaatattcttttgaagaaaagAAAGCGATGAACCAAAACCTGGAGATACAAATTATAAATCAATAGGATTCAATTTCCGTACTCTTTAGATACCCTgagtattttttagaaataaaaaattcacttctgaatcgtTGTCTGAAGATGTCtatcaatagactttttcagataaccctcttcaccaagtaaattctacatagaaatagaaaacgctGCGGTAATGAACTtctatggattaattgatacagaattttcaattcgaacatcgaaatacgaaaaaacattcgaattcttaaatgatctgaaaaacatctgaacatttcctcgaagatttcaaactccgtatattcaattattcgtcaaatttcagattgaatcctgTTTTGTAAGTAACTACTTATAATAATAAGGGTTACATTATTCAGCAAGTGTTCAgtgaagtgattcaaaattcacttctgaatcgatgtctgaagatgtctatcaatagactttttcaAATAACCCTCTTCACCAAGTAAATtctacatagaaatagaaaacgctgcggtaatgaactcctatggattaattgatacaaaattttcaattcgaacatcgaaatacgaaaaaacatccgaattcttaaatgatctaaaaaacatctaaacattttctcgaagatttcaaactccgtatattcaattattcgtcaaatttcagacTGAATCCTGTCTTGTTAGTACTTATAATAAGGGTTACATTATTCAGCAAGAGTTTCCTGAgtgaagtgattcaaaattcacttctgaatcgatgtctagaagatgtctattaatagactttttcagataacagtcttcaccaagtaaattttacatagaaatagaaaacgctgctgtataatgaactcctatggattaattgatacaaaattttcaattcgaacatcgaaatacgaaaaaatattcgaattcctaaattatctaaaaaacatctatacatttcctcgaaaatttcaaactctgtatattggaaataattcagatgcataacatccgcagataattaaatcaacgaatgttacgatctaaatcgaactaacaaactaccatcgctcgaagtattaccagaattttcatttcgtcgacaagagtagatgctga
This genomic stretch from Coccinella septempunctata chromosome 7, icCocSept1.1, whole genome shotgun sequence harbors:
- the LOC123317838 gene encoding uncharacterized protein LOC123317838; translation: MGDRKLKNLLAQRDLECTKLEDLKRIADYALSDIEVHRNFKCRYKHIEDILKSFETFNTAIVSIVSGTEGGDLKPHYDALSTFRDKYYRVQAIYSQLFEDKLETSKSEEENSSHTIVDILDFSGECRPVRVLLDSASQSSFITKKCCDRLGLPAFSLSINIKGVGQTSASADQGVSCTLKPRGLDTPILNVDLIVIPQICSNMQCSTIPIEKFTKFCNLKLADPEFNVSGPVDLLLGADTFAHIVRGTTIKGSLNEPVALDTIFGFVIMGKLDFPLPTLNSFVSYTDNSLEDFVRKFWELEQIPPRIVSSPEDLLTEKMFCDTLTRSPSGRFIVSLPFQNLDPIFENSRDIALRRFLCLEKRLLLNPTLYQQYRDFMQDYVDQNHMEVISDPPTPSTYFIPHHCVLKPENVTTKLRVVFDASQKASNGFCLNDTLLRGPKLHQDVSCVLSRFRLHSVCFTADIRQMFRQVLVAREHQDFQRILWRFSPSEPIKEFRLRTLVFGIKSSPFLAMRCIRQLAEEHSHEFPEACAVLQDDIFVDDIVSGSDSLSGAIQLQTQLTEVLSRAGFELRKWSSNNADMLQHLTASVSNSQPLTLDLEPDSVIKILGLQWNPSTDAFSYSVQPISKTCTKRNILSELARIYDPLGFLTPFVLYLKHLIQRLWTLGLDWDDAPPKDLVQMWSLLKSEMCHLTGIAIPRLIISAKMRSCQLHGFCDASNVGYAAVAYVRVVDELGHIATHLLCAKSRVAPLKRVSIPRLELCAALLLAELLDRVQVVFGTKLLFDKVFAYSDSNVALSWIRSSPYKWTCFVSNRVTLIQEKVPPSVWNHVTSGDNPADPAFRGVTPVALLKLSLWWAGPSWLQWPECNWPTNHNISFETDEERRQSVFATIIDEEKDFLQNLLDNVSSFPKVQRVVAYVKRFVFNCRNPNGALKGTVTSMELESALTDLIRSTQISAFSREMLLLKKGNSLPKCWRKLTPFLDKLGILRVGGRLVNSRLGYDQVHHILSPSRHRFTELMIEYTHRKYLHAGLQTLNNLIIQRYWIFSAKRTIRRILAKCNRCFRVRPLSSQPLMGDLPAVRVTQVKPFLNVGVDYGGPFFIIMNRVRGTKTLKAYICLFVCMVTKAIHLELASDLSADTFLAALRRFISRRGQCLHIYSDQGTAFRGAANQLRKLMKEAGIKSVKTHLIRVVGDQRLTYEEFNTVLAQIEAVLNSRPISPLSTDPNDLNPLTPGHFLTLAPLNSLPEKDLLDCNMNKLSRWQLVQKISQEFWSRWHKEYLHTLLQRSKWTNPSVPIELNTLVLLKDELSPPLKWHLGRVIELHSGADKVTRVVTVKTLKGNFRRPVSKVCPLPS